Proteins from a genomic interval of Amycolatopsis sp. cg13:
- a CDS encoding YeiH family protein: MTAALEGRRAVPAVVRYLPGLLLLAAVGVVGTLAQNGLRSLGHATGTALPDIEYVLWAIVLGLVIRNTIGIPALFRPGVGTYEFWLKTGIVLLGARFVLGDLAKLGGFSLGLILVDMAVATTVILVVGKAFGLGGKLSSLLAIGTSICGVSAIIAGRGSIDADDEDSGYAIAAILALGAVALFTFPAIGHALNLTDTEFGLWAGLAVDNTAETTATGAAYSPHAQDVAVAVKSTRNALIGLVVLGYAAYWSTRGGKAVAGGVKGRAGFVWRTFPKFVLGFIAVSALATAHVFTKAEVANLGNLSKWAFLLCFAGVGLNFDLRQMARSGWRPLVVAALGLVVVAVCSLGLVLVSSQWFSF; the protein is encoded by the coding sequence CCGCGGTCGTGAGATATCTGCCGGGCCTTCTGTTGCTCGCAGCCGTCGGAGTGGTCGGAACACTGGCGCAGAACGGGCTGCGCAGCCTCGGCCACGCGACCGGGACCGCGCTGCCGGACATCGAGTACGTGCTGTGGGCGATCGTCCTCGGACTGGTCATCCGCAACACGATCGGCATCCCCGCGCTGTTCCGGCCCGGCGTCGGGACCTACGAGTTCTGGCTGAAGACCGGCATCGTCCTGCTCGGCGCCCGGTTCGTGCTGGGCGACCTGGCCAAGCTCGGCGGGTTCAGCCTGGGGCTCATCCTGGTCGACATGGCCGTGGCGACGACGGTGATCCTGGTGGTGGGCAAGGCTTTCGGCCTCGGCGGGAAGCTGTCTTCGCTGCTCGCGATCGGTACGTCGATCTGTGGTGTGTCGGCCATCATCGCCGGGCGCGGGTCGATCGACGCTGACGACGAGGATTCCGGTTACGCCATCGCGGCGATTCTCGCGCTGGGTGCGGTCGCGCTGTTCACCTTCCCGGCGATCGGGCACGCGCTGAACCTGACCGACACCGAATTCGGTCTCTGGGCGGGGCTCGCGGTGGACAACACTGCCGAGACGACTGCGACGGGCGCGGCATATTCGCCGCACGCGCAGGACGTTGCGGTCGCGGTGAAGAGCACGCGAAACGCGTTGATCGGTCTCGTTGTTCTGGGATATGCGGCGTACTGGTCGACTCGCGGTGGCAAGGCGGTCGCCGGTGGGGTGAAGGGGCGTGCGGGTTTTGTGTGGCGCACCTTCCCGAAGTTCGTGCTGGGGTTCATCGCGGTGTCCGCGCTGGCGACCGCGCATGTGTTCACCAAAGCCGAGGTCGCGAATCTGGGGAACCTGTCCAAGTGGGCGTTCCTGCTGTGCTTCGCCGGGGTCGGCCTGAACTTCGACCTGCGCCAGATGGCCCGCAGCGGGTGGCGGCCGTTGGTGGTGGCCGCGCTCGGGCTGGTGGTGGTCGCGGTGTGCTCGCTGGGATTGGTGCTGGTGTCCTCGCAGTGGTTCAGCTTCTGA